One part of the Mariniblastus fucicola genome encodes these proteins:
- a CDS encoding glutamate synthase subunit beta — MGKPTGFMEFDRQDVVYRDPNERIGDWDEFLVQINDDTLKTQGARCMDCGIPFCHTGEIVERMATGCPVNNLIPEWNHLIYQGKWQDALDRLHLTNNFPEFTGRVCPAPCEGSCVLGINDPPVTIKNIERSIIDRGFAEGWVTPRIPQNRSGKTVAVVGSGPAGLACADELNQAGHTVTVYERADRIGGLLMYGIPNMKLDKGIVDRRVQLLADEGIEFKTGVEIGTHISADELKSKHDAIVLCVGATQARDLKIPGRTASGIHFAMDYLRGSTSSLLGSDDAPINAKGKKVVVIGGGDTGTDCIGTAIRQGCESVVNLEIVTRPPEERADSNPWPQWPVVFRTDYGHAEAKAKFGEDPRMFAVETVEFLADQEFNVTGLKTCMVDWKLQRPGIAPFSPIEGTEQDIEADLIFLALGFLGPESFVAETFGLQCDGRSNILASQSDYCTSVPGIFAAGDCRRGQSLVVWAIREGRETAAACDQYLNAMATA, encoded by the coding sequence ATGGGAAAGCCAACCGGATTCATGGAATTCGATCGACAGGATGTCGTCTATCGCGACCCAAACGAAAGAATTGGCGACTGGGATGAGTTTCTGGTCCAGATTAACGATGACACTTTAAAGACTCAGGGCGCACGCTGCATGGACTGTGGCATCCCGTTTTGCCACACTGGCGAGATCGTTGAGCGGATGGCGACTGGCTGCCCGGTCAACAACCTGATCCCCGAATGGAATCATTTGATCTACCAGGGAAAGTGGCAAGATGCCCTCGATCGATTGCATTTGACCAACAACTTCCCCGAGTTCACCGGTCGAGTCTGCCCTGCCCCGTGCGAAGGCTCTTGCGTGCTCGGAATCAACGATCCTCCGGTAACGATCAAGAATATCGAACGAAGCATCATCGATCGCGGATTTGCTGAAGGCTGGGTCACGCCTCGCATTCCCCAAAACCGGTCCGGCAAAACCGTTGCCGTCGTCGGATCGGGCCCAGCAGGCTTGGCTTGTGCAGACGAACTCAATCAGGCCGGTCACACCGTCACCGTCTATGAAAGGGCCGACCGGATCGGCGGGTTGCTGATGTACGGCATCCCTAACATGAAGCTGGACAAAGGGATCGTCGATCGACGAGTCCAATTGCTTGCTGACGAAGGCATTGAGTTCAAAACAGGAGTCGAAATTGGGACTCACATTTCGGCTGATGAACTCAAGAGCAAACATGACGCGATCGTGTTGTGTGTCGGGGCGACGCAAGCTCGCGACCTGAAAATTCCTGGACGTACAGCCTCCGGAATCCATTTCGCGATGGACTATCTCCGCGGCTCAACCTCCAGTTTGCTTGGCAGCGATGACGCTCCGATCAATGCGAAGGGAAAGAAAGTCGTCGTCATCGGTGGGGGAGACACCGGAACTGACTGTATCGGCACCGCCATCCGACAGGGATGTGAGAGCGTCGTCAATCTTGAGATCGTCACTCGCCCACCGGAAGAAAGAGCCGACAGCAACCCGTGGCCTCAATGGCCTGTCGTATTCCGGACTGATTACGGTCACGCCGAAGCGAAAGCGAAATTCGGTGAAGACCCGCGGATGTTTGCTGTGGAGACTGTTGAGTTCCTTGCCGACCAGGAATTCAACGTAACTGGTTTGAAAACCTGTATGGTCGACTGGAAACTGCAACGTCCTGGCATTGCACCGTTTTCTCCAATCGAAGGAACGGAACAGGATATCGAAGCCGATTTGATCTTCCTGGCCCTTGGCTTCCTCGGTCCCGAGTCGTTCGTCGCGGAAACCTTCGGGCTTCAGTGCGATGGGCGTTCAAACATCCTCGCTTCTCAGTCGGACTATTGCACGAGCGTGCCGGGCATCTTCGCGGCGGGAGACTGCCGACGCGGGCAGAGTCTTGTCGTGTGGGCCATACGCGAAGGCAGAGAAACTGCGGCTGCGTGTGATCAGTACCTCAACGCTATGGCCACAGCCTAG
- a CDS encoding TolC family protein, with protein sequence MRPTPKNCLAWITAVTVLMAGCTPSKPVYVNDTGALDYYVDQATSIEYPDVSVPSLEEVNSSRPPITVTDPDFDSFVDMTLEDCVSAALQNGKLFRGYGTPALQGTRVLPGQDTVINAPNAVGTIYNIAIRETEPGAIGTPGQLSLPGSILTNTQLDSNQGVEAALSQFDAQLTSSLNYTKSDEPRNTIPTNPNQPLVFQQDQVQWQTEIAKEAANGTQLFFRNVNVYTANSNPVDDPLTPNDVEGFQVLDSFYRASFEAEVRQPLLRGRGAFINRMPIVISRIGTDQEIANLEAQLQNFVTNVEIRYWELYSAYRSLEAAKTGRDAALQTYRIVKDQFDERSSVNRQQVAQASEQYWFFDAQVTEAFDTLLKAEGQLRFLLGWAANDGRMIRPIDEPLFAPVEFDYCTTVCEAMTYRPELRSIRWEIRKRELAVAYAKNGLLPEMNVTALYRFLGLGNKYGTSDAGTQYPDPGSGVLNELYDGNYQELQLGVDFRMPVGFRAELSNVRNSQLKLAREIAKLEDSELDVNKEIHETLQSMAASLRTATSHFNRWRSSKIEKDVFDELRNAGVETLDVALDAQRRLSQAEIAFYQSITEYNKMLALLHRRKGTTLAYCGISFEEGPWPGKAYMDASEYARRRGASREMNYGWSRPEVISRGEDFPSNSNIGRKTGETMSYSYDGNVSGGVQTVPYNQPVYGSPAMLQGDGMIPANVDSMHPVLESAPELIPMSNTTQPESDVQVVSYEEPVVKQPTTQIRNIQRRKLRARTQSTSDIRSEQTLSAVPAVHSAESTTKRIPKLKKSNSSATTNIDDDSIPVNPVRMNWAKVGANSTRTSSTSTSSTVGRIVTKDIGDN encoded by the coding sequence ATGAGACCTACCCCAAAAAACTGTTTGGCATGGATTACAGCCGTCACTGTGTTGATGGCTGGCTGTACTCCTTCAAAGCCTGTCTACGTCAACGATACTGGAGCGCTCGACTACTACGTCGATCAAGCCACGAGTATCGAATACCCGGATGTGAGTGTGCCTTCTCTCGAAGAAGTCAACAGCTCCCGTCCGCCGATCACGGTCACAGACCCCGATTTTGACAGCTTCGTCGACATGACGTTGGAAGACTGCGTTAGCGCAGCGCTGCAAAATGGAAAACTGTTTCGGGGATACGGTACGCCAGCATTGCAGGGTACCCGAGTTCTGCCTGGGCAAGACACTGTCATCAACGCCCCTAACGCCGTGGGAACGATCTACAACATCGCGATCCGCGAAACCGAACCGGGAGCTATCGGAACACCCGGACAGCTCAGTTTGCCAGGCTCGATCCTGACCAACACACAGCTCGATTCCAATCAAGGCGTCGAAGCGGCCCTGTCCCAGTTCGATGCTCAATTGACAAGCAGTCTGAACTACACGAAGTCAGACGAACCACGAAACACAATTCCGACCAACCCGAATCAGCCGCTGGTATTCCAGCAAGATCAGGTTCAGTGGCAGACAGAGATCGCGAAGGAGGCTGCTAACGGAACACAGTTATTCTTCCGCAATGTGAACGTCTACACGGCGAACTCGAATCCGGTTGACGATCCGCTGACACCAAACGATGTTGAGGGCTTTCAGGTTCTCGACAGCTTCTATCGAGCATCGTTTGAAGCCGAAGTACGCCAGCCTTTGCTTCGCGGCCGAGGAGCTTTCATCAATCGCATGCCGATCGTTATCTCCCGAATCGGTACCGATCAGGAGATTGCCAACCTCGAGGCACAACTGCAAAACTTCGTAACCAATGTCGAGATTCGATATTGGGAGCTGTACTCAGCCTACCGATCGCTCGAAGCAGCCAAAACGGGTCGCGATGCGGCATTGCAAACATACCGAATCGTCAAAGATCAGTTTGACGAGCGTTCAAGCGTCAATCGCCAACAGGTGGCTCAGGCGAGTGAGCAATACTGGTTCTTTGACGCTCAAGTCACCGAAGCGTTTGATACGCTGCTCAAAGCCGAAGGCCAGCTGCGATTCTTGCTGGGATGGGCTGCCAATGACGGAAGAATGATTCGTCCGATCGACGAGCCACTGTTCGCTCCGGTAGAGTTTGACTATTGCACAACGGTTTGTGAGGCGATGACCTATCGCCCGGAACTTCGTTCGATCCGCTGGGAGATTCGCAAACGTGAACTTGCCGTAGCGTACGCAAAGAACGGACTGCTTCCTGAAATGAACGTGACTGCCCTGTATCGATTCCTGGGTCTTGGCAACAAGTATGGAACGTCGGATGCTGGAACGCAGTATCCCGATCCGGGCAGCGGAGTTCTGAACGAACTCTACGATGGCAACTATCAGGAGCTGCAGCTGGGAGTTGATTTCCGAATGCCAGTTGGGTTCCGTGCCGAGCTGTCGAATGTCCGCAACTCGCAACTGAAGCTTGCTCGTGAGATTGCCAAGCTCGAAGATTCAGAGCTGGACGTAAACAAAGAGATTCACGAGACGTTGCAATCGATGGCAGCATCACTGCGAACGGCGACTTCACACTTCAACCGCTGGCGTTCATCGAAGATCGAAAAGGATGTCTTTGACGAACTGCGAAACGCTGGAGTCGAAACGCTGGACGTTGCGTTGGATGCACAACGACGGCTCTCCCAGGCAGAGATCGCTTTCTACCAGTCGATCACCGAATACAACAAAATGTTGGCTCTGTTGCACCGACGCAAAGGAACAACGTTGGCTTACTGTGGCATCAGTTTTGAAGAAGGACCATGGCCAGGTAAAGCCTACATGGATGCTTCCGAGTACGCTCGCCGTCGTGGAGCCAGCCGCGAGATGAACTATGGTTGGTCACGACCAGAAGTCATCAGTCGCGGAGAAGACTTCCCGAGCAACTCAAACATCGGTCGGAAAACGGGCGAAACCATGAGCTACTCATATGACGGCAATGTATCGGGCGGCGTTCAGACGGTTCCTTATAACCAGCCTGTTTACGGCAGCCCGGCAATGCTTCAGGGCGACGGAATGATTCCGGCCAACGTCGATTCAATGCACCCGGTGCTCGAATCGGCTCCCGAGCTGATTCCGATGTCGAACACAACTCAGCCGGAGTCGGATGTTCAGGTTGTCTCGTACGAGGAACCAGTGGTGAAACAGCCGACGACACAAATCAGAAACATTCAGCGACGAAAATTGCGAGCTCGGACTCAATCGACATCTGACATCCGCTCGGAACAAACACTGTCGGCAGTGCCTGCGGTTCATTCAGCAGAATCAACGACGAAGCGGATTCCGAAACTGAAGAAATCAAACAGTAGTGCAACCACGAACATCGACGACGATTCCATTCCGGTAAATCCAGTCCGGATGAATTGGGCGAAAGTTGGAGCAAACTCGACTCGAACCAGCTCGACGTCGACATCTTCCACCGTTGGTCGCATCGTTACCAAAGACATCGGAGACAACTAA
- the gltB gene encoding glutamate synthase large subunit, which translates to MNNDYVKYASENTLYAADYEHDSCGVGFVAHLEGVPSRAIVVDACEILARMEHRGACGCEAETGDGAGISVGMPESFMREAAQINYFELDCPFFGVGNVFLPTDERSRERAKRMFQDMTATYGQTFVGWRELPVDPSGANIGATAIRQQPKILQAFIAPTEGIDQDEFERKLYLIRKRVSHDIREAGFDTQQLFYVCSLSSRILVYKGMLSTAQLPLYYPDLQQDSFESHLAMVHSRFSTNTLPAWSRAQPLRWMAHNGEINTLRGNRNWITARQGLMNSELFGDCLEELKPIIEQNGSDSAEFDNAMELLMMAGRGLPEVVMMMIPEAWRNHRSMPENKRAFYEYHACLQEPWDGPASISFTDGQVVGAVLDRNGLRPSRYYVTDDNRVLMASEVGVLDIDPATVVKKGRLEPGKMFLVDFENGRIVADEELKENIANRLPYGEWLKNQRLTFDDLPAAEPVPMLSEKERLAQMRAFGYSSETMDFMLLPMIKVEKDPIGSMGNDMALACLSDKPRLLYDYFTQLFAQVTNPPIDSIREEIVMSVECFIGPEGNLLDSTEKQCNRLVLHNPILDFEQMAKLSSLNHQGWTSRKIDITFDASEGEAGFLAALDRIRGESEQAIEDGCAIVILSDRGVSADRIPLSALLATSAVHHHLIEKHKRTRIGIVVETGEAREVHHHCLLTGFGADGIHPYLGLEAIIQHHAHNENSDLTADQCIAAYRKGVMKGMLKVLAKMGISTLASYKGARIFEAIGLNTDVIHSAFPGTASRIEGVGFDVLAAEAIRRHKLGYRKDGQLPIVDLETAGTMHWRHDGEKHAWTPLNIADIQTAARKGDVNAYKRFAKSVNEHTARQCHLRGLLTFKEEDRSPIPIEEVEPAKDIVKRFCTGAMSFGSISAESHETLAVAMNRLGGKSNTGEGGEDYKRFGVQPNGDSKRSAIKQVASGRFGVTAYYLANADEIQIKMAQGAKPGEGGELPGHKVDETIAQTRRSTPGVTLISPPPHHDIYSIEDLAQLIYDLKNSNPSARISVKLVSEVGVGTIAAGVAKAHADNILISGCGGGTGASPITSIKHAGMPWELGIAETHQTLVMNDLRSRVRLQTDGQLKTGRDIVIATLLGAEEYGFATAPLITLGCIMMRKCHLNTCPVGIATQDPELRKKFKGKPEHVVNYLFMVAQEAREIMASLGFRSINEMVGRVDKLDVRQAVDHWKAQGIDLSKILAPAMGPYPDVDVHCTIDQDHALDEVLDWQFVEQAKPALTKKQKVAIDLPVRNIDRAAGTILSHHVVKAHGPEGLPDDTIEINLTGSAGQSLGAFLARGVSITVEGDANDYVGKGLSGGRIVVRPPKSSKFVAEENIIIGNVALYGATEGKAFFRGIAAERFAVRNSGACAVIEGIGDHGLEYMTGGRAVILGPTGRNFAAGMSGGFAFVYDPQDQLLQNINLEMVDLEPMEKPEDISELKSLIEEHLQYTESPVAQRLLNDWENALSDFRKVIPIRYREILKERAEAAKASRRG; encoded by the coding sequence TTGAACAACGACTATGTAAAGTATGCGTCCGAGAACACGCTCTACGCCGCCGACTACGAGCACGACAGTTGCGGCGTAGGATTCGTTGCCCACCTTGAGGGCGTCCCTTCACGAGCCATCGTTGTCGATGCTTGTGAAATTCTGGCCCGCATGGAGCACCGCGGTGCTTGCGGATGTGAAGCAGAAACCGGAGACGGTGCTGGCATTTCTGTCGGCATGCCGGAATCGTTCATGCGTGAAGCCGCACAGATAAATTACTTTGAGCTGGACTGTCCGTTTTTCGGTGTCGGCAACGTTTTTCTTCCAACCGACGAACGGTCTCGCGAGCGTGCGAAACGCATGTTCCAAGACATGACGGCTACTTACGGCCAAACTTTCGTGGGCTGGCGCGAGCTTCCTGTCGATCCTTCCGGAGCCAACATTGGTGCGACCGCGATTCGGCAACAGCCCAAGATCCTGCAGGCGTTCATCGCGCCAACTGAGGGAATCGATCAGGATGAGTTCGAGCGAAAACTGTATTTGATTCGAAAGCGAGTTTCGCACGACATTCGCGAAGCCGGGTTCGATACTCAGCAGCTGTTTTACGTTTGCTCGCTGTCGTCGCGAATCCTTGTCTATAAAGGCATGCTTTCTACAGCGCAACTGCCGCTGTACTATCCGGACCTTCAGCAAGACAGTTTTGAAAGCCATCTGGCGATGGTTCACTCACGGTTCTCCACGAACACGCTTCCAGCCTGGTCGCGTGCTCAGCCACTTCGCTGGATGGCTCACAACGGAGAGATCAATACGCTTCGCGGAAACCGGAACTGGATCACGGCGCGTCAAGGCTTGATGAACAGCGAACTGTTCGGCGACTGCCTGGAAGAGCTGAAACCGATTATCGAACAAAACGGAAGTGACTCTGCCGAATTCGACAACGCGATGGAGTTGTTGATGATGGCCGGCCGCGGACTTCCTGAAGTCGTCATGATGATGATTCCGGAAGCCTGGCGTAACCATCGCAGCATGCCGGAGAACAAGCGAGCGTTCTACGAGTATCACGCTTGCCTTCAAGAGCCATGGGACGGACCGGCTTCGATTTCCTTCACCGACGGACAGGTCGTCGGAGCGGTTCTCGATCGCAACGGTTTGCGTCCAAGTCGATACTATGTGACCGATGACAATCGCGTGTTGATGGCCAGCGAAGTCGGCGTGCTGGATATCGATCCGGCGACTGTCGTCAAAAAAGGTCGCCTTGAACCGGGCAAAATGTTCCTGGTCGATTTCGAAAACGGACGCATCGTCGCCGACGAAGAACTCAAGGAAAACATTGCGAATCGTTTGCCGTACGGCGAGTGGCTGAAGAACCAACGTCTGACGTTCGACGATTTGCCAGCGGCGGAACCCGTGCCGATGCTGAGCGAGAAAGAACGTTTGGCGCAAATGCGTGCGTTCGGTTACTCGAGCGAGACAATGGACTTTATGTTGCTGCCAATGATCAAGGTCGAAAAAGACCCGATCGGTTCGATGGGCAACGACATGGCGTTGGCCTGTCTGAGCGACAAGCCGCGTCTGCTGTATGACTATTTCACGCAGCTGTTCGCCCAAGTCACCAATCCGCCGATCGATTCGATTCGCGAAGAAATCGTGATGTCGGTCGAGTGTTTTATCGGCCCCGAAGGCAACTTGTTGGACTCGACGGAAAAGCAGTGTAACCGCCTGGTGCTGCACAATCCGATTCTCGACTTCGAACAGATGGCCAAACTTTCGAGCCTCAATCATCAGGGCTGGACTTCGCGGAAGATCGACATCACTTTCGATGCGTCAGAAGGCGAAGCCGGTTTCCTGGCGGCGTTGGATCGTATTCGCGGCGAGTCCGAGCAGGCTATCGAAGACGGTTGTGCGATTGTGATCCTGAGCGATCGCGGCGTGTCGGCTGACCGTATTCCGTTGAGTGCGTTGCTGGCAACCAGTGCCGTGCATCATCACTTGATCGAAAAGCACAAGCGAACTCGCATCGGCATCGTGGTCGAAACAGGCGAGGCTCGCGAAGTCCATCATCACTGCCTGTTGACGGGCTTCGGTGCTGACGGCATCCATCCATACCTTGGCCTTGAAGCCATCATCCAGCATCACGCTCATAACGAAAATTCTGACCTGACGGCAGACCAATGCATCGCGGCGTATCGCAAAGGCGTGATGAAGGGCATGTTGAAGGTTTTGGCCAAGATGGGAATCTCGACACTGGCCAGTTACAAAGGCGCTCGAATTTTCGAAGCCATTGGACTCAACACGGACGTGATTCATTCTGCGTTCCCAGGAACGGCCAGCCGGATCGAAGGAGTCGGCTTTGACGTGTTGGCTGCGGAAGCGATTCGCCGCCACAAACTGGGCTATCGCAAGGACGGTCAGCTTCCAATCGTTGACCTGGAAACGGCCGGCACAATGCACTGGCGTCATGACGGCGAAAAACATGCATGGACTCCGTTGAATATCGCTGACATCCAAACGGCGGCGAGAAAAGGAGACGTAAACGCGTACAAACGTTTTGCGAAAAGTGTAAACGAACACACGGCGAGGCAATGTCACCTCCGCGGTTTGCTGACGTTCAAAGAAGAAGATCGCTCTCCGATTCCGATCGAGGAAGTCGAACCGGCGAAGGATATCGTCAAACGTTTCTGCACCGGGGCGATGAGCTTTGGTTCGATTTCAGCGGAATCGCATGAGACGCTGGCCGTGGCGATGAATCGTCTTGGTGGAAAAAGTAACACGGGCGAAGGCGGCGAGGACTACAAACGTTTTGGAGTTCAACCCAACGGTGATTCGAAACGTTCCGCGATCAAGCAGGTTGCGTCAGGACGCTTTGGCGTAACGGCTTACTACCTCGCCAACGCGGATGAGATCCAGATCAAGATGGCTCAGGGAGCGAAACCTGGTGAAGGCGGCGAGTTGCCGGGGCACAAGGTCGACGAAACGATTGCTCAAACGCGACGTTCGACTCCGGGCGTGACGCTGATCAGTCCTCCACCGCATCACGACATCTATTCGATCGAAGATTTGGCTCAGCTGATTTACGATTTGAAGAACAGTAATCCGTCGGCCAGAATCAGCGTGAAACTGGTCAGCGAAGTCGGAGTCGGAACGATCGCCGCGGGTGTTGCGAAAGCTCACGCGGACAACATCCTGATTTCAGGTTGCGGTGGCGGCACAGGCGCATCTCCGATCACCAGCATCAAGCACGCGGGTATGCCGTGGGAGCTTGGTATCGCGGAAACGCATCAGACGCTGGTGATGAATGACTTGCGTTCGCGAGTCCGACTGCAAACGGACGGACAGCTGAAAACCGGTCGCGACATTGTGATTGCGACGCTGCTCGGTGCGGAAGAATATGGCTTCGCGACGGCTCCGCTGATTACGCTGGGCTGCATCATGATGCGTAAGTGCCATTTGAATACCTGCCCGGTTGGCATCGCGACTCAGGACCCCGAGCTTCGCAAAAAGTTCAAAGGCAAGCCCGAACATGTTGTGAACTATCTGTTTATGGTCGCTCAGGAAGCTCGCGAAATCATGGCCAGTCTCGGCTTCCGCAGCATCAACGAGATGGTTGGACGCGTGGACAAGCTTGACGTTCGCCAGGCGGTCGATCACTGGAAAGCTCAAGGCATCGACCTTTCGAAAATCCTTGCTCCGGCGATGGGTCCTTATCCGGACGTCGACGTCCACTGCACGATCGACCAGGATCATGCCCTCGACGAAGTACTTGACTGGCAGTTTGTTGAGCAGGCGAAACCTGCGTTGACGAAAAAGCAAAAGGTCGCGATCGACTTGCCAGTTCGAAACATCGACCGTGCGGCGGGCACGATTCTCAGCCATCACGTCGTCAAGGCTCATGGCCCGGAAGGTTTGCCGGACGATACCATTGAGATTAACCTGACCGGTTCGGCAGGACAAAGCCTCGGGGCTTTCCTTGCCAGAGGTGTTTCGATCACGGTTGAGGGCGACGCGAACGACTACGTTGGTAAAGGTCTTTCCGGAGGTCGCATCGTGGTCCGACCGCCGAAGTCTTCCAAATTCGTAGCCGAAGAGAATATCATCATCGGCAACGTGGCTCTGTATGGTGCGACTGAAGGCAAAGCGTTCTTCCGCGGTATCGCTGCAGAACGATTCGCGGTTCGAAATTCGGGCGCGTGTGCGGTCATCGAAGGTATCGGCGATCACGGCCTTGAGTACATGACAGGCGGCCGAGCAGTAATCCTCGGTCCAACCGGTCGCAACTTTGCGGCTGGCATGTCAGGCGGTTTTGCATTCGTTTACGACCCGCAGGATCAACTGCTGCAGAACATCAATCTCGAAATGGTTGATCTTGAGCCGATGGAAAAACCGGAAGACATCTCGGAGTTGAAGTCGCTGATCGAAGAGCATCTTCAGTACACCGAGTCGCCGGTCGCCCAGCGTCTGTTGAACGATTGGGAAAATGCACTTTCGGATTTCCGCAAAGTGATTCCAATTCGGTACCGTGAAATCCTCAAGGAACGGGCTGAAGCTGCGAAAGCCAGCCGACGCGGCTAG